A genome region from Armatimonadota bacterium includes the following:
- a CDS encoding aldehyde dehydrogenase family protein has translation MAVQQVDRKLYIGGRWTGGGEVIPVRNKYSGEIIGTIPSATRDDVDAAVAAALRAAPLMAEMPAHRRAAILQAAAAGIRARREEFARTIAAEAGKALKYARIEVDRGISTFTFAAEEAKRLHGETVPLDAAAAGEGYFGFFVRRPVGVVAAITPFNFPLNLVAHKVAPALAAGNSVVLKPASWTPLTAVLLVETLIEAGLPPGAINLVAGPGGTVGEWLVTDPRVAKVTFTGSADVGRQIVSRAGIKKITLELGNTSPVIVAPDADLEFVARRCAVGAYYNSGQVCLSVQRILSDRTVYDPFLDRFTRAAEAMVVGDPLDERVDVGPMIDEGEAVRIEGWVAEAVNGGARVATGGRREGPVYWPTVLTDVRPEMTVVAREAFAPVASVMPYDDFEEALHLADATEYGLQAAVFTRSLDRLFQAMRRLNFGGIIVNDAPTFRVDHMPYGGNRQSGIGREGVRYAMEEMTNIQIIAIRQG, from the coding sequence ATGGCTGTGCAACAGGTCGATCGGAAGCTGTATATCGGAGGACGGTGGACGGGCGGGGGCGAGGTGATCCCCGTCCGCAACAAGTACAGCGGCGAGATCATCGGCACGATCCCGTCCGCGACACGCGATGATGTGGATGCCGCCGTCGCCGCCGCGCTCCGGGCGGCCCCCCTCATGGCGGAGATGCCCGCCCACCGCCGGGCGGCGATCCTCCAGGCCGCGGCGGCGGGGATCCGGGCCCGACGCGAGGAGTTCGCCCGCACCATTGCCGCCGAAGCCGGCAAGGCGCTCAAGTACGCCCGCATCGAGGTGGACCGGGGCATCAGCACCTTCACCTTCGCCGCGGAAGAGGCCAAACGACTGCACGGCGAGACGGTGCCCCTGGATGCCGCGGCCGCCGGAGAGGGCTACTTCGGCTTCTTCGTCCGCCGACCGGTCGGGGTGGTGGCGGCGATCACCCCCTTCAACTTCCCGCTCAACCTGGTGGCGCACAAAGTGGCGCCCGCGCTGGCGGCGGGGAACAGCGTCGTGCTGAAACCGGCCTCCTGGACGCCGCTCACCGCCGTCCTCCTGGTCGAGACCCTCATCGAGGCCGGGTTGCCCCCGGGGGCGATCAACCTTGTCGCCGGGCCGGGGGGCACCGTGGGCGAGTGGCTGGTCACCGATCCCCGCGTGGCCAAGGTGACCTTTACGGGCAGCGCGGACGTCGGCCGGCAGATCGTCTCCCGCGCCGGGATCAAGAAGATCACCCTTGAACTGGGCAACACCTCGCCGGTGATCGTCGCCCCCGATGCCGACCTGGAGTTCGTGGCCCGGCGCTGCGCCGTCGGCGCCTACTACAACTCCGGGCAGGTCTGCCTCTCCGTGCAGCGCATCCTGAGCGACCGGACCGTCTACGATCCGTTCCTGGACCGGTTCACCCGGGCCGCGGAGGCGATGGTGGTCGGCGACCCCCTGGATGAACGGGTGGACGTCGGTCCGATGATCGACGAGGGCGAGGCGGTGCGCATCGAAGGCTGGGTCGCCGAGGCGGTGAACGGCGGCGCCCGGGTGGCCACCGGCGGACGGCGGGAAGGACCCGTCTACTGGCCCACGGTCCTCACGGATGTCCGGCCTGAGATGACGGTCGTGGCCCGGGAAGCCTTTGCGCCCGTCGCCTCCGTGATGCCCTACGACGACTTCGAGGAGGCGCTGCATCTGGCCGACGCCACGGAATACGGGCTGCAGGCCGCCGTCTTCACGCGCAGCCTCGACCGCCTCTTTCAGGCCATGCGCCGGCTCAACTTCGGCGGCATCATCGTCAACGACGCCCCCACTTTCCGTGTGGACCACATGCCCTACGGCGGCAACCGGCAGAGCGGGATCGGCCGCGAGGGGGTGCGCTACGCGATGGAGGAGATGACCAACATCCAGATCATCGCCATCCGCCAGGGGTAG
- a CDS encoding acetoacetate--CoA ligase, translating into MKQPLWEPDERRRHQANITAFMAQVNATHRPGVRTYPELWAWSVEHLPEFWAQVWTFAGLRSTAPYTAVVDDLTRFPGASWFPGARLNFAEHLLRWRDDRPALIFRGETAQRAALTHAQLYDAVARVAAALRGWGVGPGDRVAAYMPNLMETVVAMLAATSLGALWASCATDIGPAAALDRLGQVEPAVLFTADGYRYKGTRYDTREKAAEVARGIPGLRRVVVVPFLEERPDLSAIPGAIPYPELLGGGPAPGLKFEPLPFGHPVYIMFSSGTTGKPKCLVQSAGGVLINHLKELLLHTDLTPEDRITYLTTCSWMMWNWLVSALAVGATVVLYDGSPTYPDAGAMWRMVQDERITVFGCSASYLHALRTQGAHPGREYDLSSLKEISQTGSPLSAEGFEYVYREIKSDLHFNSISGGTDINGCFAAGNPISPVYAGELQGPALGMKVNAYDEEGRPVRDRPGELVCEAPAPSMPLYFWNDPDGRKYFEAYFAYYDRPRVWRHGDYITIHSDTGGITFHGRSDTVLKPSGVRIGTAEIYNVVERIPGILDSLAVGQEWRGDQRIILFVKLAPGRALTDDLRERIRDDLRRRASPRHVPAVILEAPDIPYTLNMKKVESAVTNIINGRPVVNRDALINPQALDFFVGIRDDLAGQIEEKR; encoded by the coding sequence ATGAAGCAGCCTCTGTGGGAGCCGGACGAGCGGCGCCGGCACCAAGCCAATATCACCGCCTTCATGGCGCAGGTCAATGCCACCCATCGTCCGGGCGTGCGGACCTATCCCGAACTGTGGGCGTGGTCCGTGGAGCATCTCCCGGAGTTCTGGGCCCAGGTCTGGACCTTCGCCGGCCTCCGCTCGACCGCCCCCTACACCGCGGTCGTCGACGACCTGACGCGCTTCCCCGGCGCCTCCTGGTTCCCCGGCGCCCGGCTGAACTTCGCCGAACACCTGCTGCGCTGGCGCGACGACCGCCCCGCGCTCATCTTCCGGGGAGAGACGGCGCAGCGGGCGGCGCTTACCCACGCCCAGCTCTACGACGCGGTGGCCCGGGTAGCCGCCGCCCTGCGCGGGTGGGGGGTCGGGCCGGGGGATCGCGTGGCCGCCTACATGCCCAACCTCATGGAGACCGTGGTGGCGATGCTGGCCGCGACCAGCCTGGGCGCACTGTGGGCGTCGTGCGCCACCGACATCGGTCCGGCCGCGGCGCTGGACCGTCTGGGACAGGTGGAACCCGCCGTGCTCTTCACGGCCGACGGCTACCGGTACAAAGGGACGCGCTATGACACACGGGAGAAAGCCGCCGAGGTGGCGCGGGGCATCCCGGGCCTGCGGCGGGTGGTGGTGGTGCCGTTCCTGGAGGAGCGGCCGGATCTGAGCGCCATTCCCGGGGCGATCCCGTACCCCGAGCTACTCGGCGGAGGTCCGGCGCCGGGACTGAAGTTTGAGCCGTTGCCTTTCGGCCACCCGGTGTACATCATGTTCTCTTCCGGGACCACCGGCAAGCCCAAGTGCCTGGTCCAGAGCGCGGGCGGGGTGCTCATCAACCACCTGAAGGAGCTGCTGCTACACACGGACCTGACCCCCGAGGATCGGATCACCTATCTCACGACGTGTTCCTGGATGATGTGGAACTGGCTGGTGAGCGCGCTGGCCGTGGGGGCGACGGTCGTGCTCTACGACGGCAGCCCGACCTACCCCGACGCCGGGGCGATGTGGCGGATGGTCCAGGACGAACGGATCACCGTCTTCGGCTGCAGCGCCAGCTATCTCCACGCGCTGCGAACGCAGGGCGCTCATCCCGGTCGAGAGTACGATCTCTCCTCGCTCAAGGAGATCTCGCAGACGGGATCCCCGCTGTCGGCCGAAGGATTCGAGTACGTCTACCGCGAGATCAAGTCCGACCTCCACTTCAACTCCATCTCGGGCGGCACCGACATCAACGGGTGCTTCGCGGCCGGCAATCCCATCAGTCCGGTCTATGCGGGAGAGCTGCAGGGACCGGCGCTCGGCATGAAGGTGAACGCCTACGATGAAGAAGGGCGGCCGGTTCGCGATCGACCGGGCGAACTGGTCTGCGAGGCGCCCGCGCCCTCGATGCCGCTGTATTTCTGGAACGATCCCGATGGGCGGAAGTACTTCGAGGCGTACTTCGCCTACTATGACCGTCCCCGTGTCTGGCGCCACGGGGACTACATCACCATCCACAGCGATACGGGAGGGATCACCTTCCACGGCCGGTCGGATACCGTGCTCAAACCCTCCGGCGTACGCATCGGCACGGCCGAGATCTACAACGTCGTGGAGCGCATTCCGGGCATCCTGGACAGTCTCGCCGTCGGACAGGAGTGGCGGGGGGACCAGCGTATCATCCTCTTCGTCAAGCTCGCACCGGGCCGGGCGCTGACCGATGACCTCCGGGAGCGCATCCGCGACGACCTGCGGAGGCGGGCTTCCCCGCGGCACGTCCCGGCGGTGATTCTGGAGGCGCCGGACATCCCCTATACGCTGAACATGAAGAAGGTGGAGAGCGCGGTGACGAACATCATCAACGGCCGGCCCGTGGTCAACCGCGATGCGCTGATCAATCCCCAGGCGCTGGACTTTTTCGTCGGTATCCGCGACGACCTGGCCGGCCAGATTGAGGAGAAGCGATGA
- a CDS encoding xanthine dehydrogenase family protein molybdopterin-binding subunit, translating to MGTRYFGERVKRSEDPRLLTGRGLYVDDIRPPGVVHAAFLRSPHAHARILRIDVSRARAAPGVAAVYTRADLPPALAAPLPKLIPHPALLHHKTQYALAPEKVRYAGEPVALVIAENRYVAEDAVELIEVEYDPLPAVVDLEQAARPNAPLVHEDIGTNVCAHYTQRVGNVEEAFARAAHVFRERFVFDRGASAPLECRGIVAQWEAKLRQLTVWDSTQAPIRIRNYLSQLLGLPQQDVRVIAPDIGGGFGPKIMMCYPEEVLIPWAAMQLNRPVKWIEDRREHFVATNQERLQIHDAAIAVDADGRILGVRTEFLYDSGAYIPYGIIVPIVASTTLPGPYKIPNYHCEFKAVFTNKTIVSPYRGAGRPHGVFVMERLLDRVARELGLDRAIVRERNFIQPDEFPYEVGLIYQDNAPVVYDSGDYPATLRKAMEMIDYAGWPERRKQFRREGRYVGLGIACYVEGSGIGPYEGCRVTVEPSGKVFAATSVGTQGQGHYTSFAQIVADALTVPVEDVTVVTGDSGAFSWGTGTFASRAAVVAGNAVYLAAQAVREKALQVAATRLEARVEDLEMADGKVFVRGTPGRAMTLAEIAVAANPLRGTIPREWDQPGLEASRYFAPSGGTWPNGAHACLVEVDPQTGMLSVLKYVVVHDCGRVINPLILEGQIRGGVAQGLGGAFYERLVYDESGQLLTQTFMDYLLPTAAEVPVVEIGHLETPSPRNPLGVKGAGEAGVIPVGALIAQAVEDALQEFGVRITEMPLSPSRLLEIITAALAVGAR from the coding sequence ATGGGGACGCGCTACTTCGGCGAACGCGTCAAACGCAGCGAAGACCCGCGGTTGCTGACCGGCCGCGGGCTCTACGTCGACGACATCCGACCGCCCGGCGTGGTTCACGCCGCCTTCCTCCGCAGCCCTCACGCCCACGCCCGTATCCTCCGCATCGATGTGTCCCGGGCGCGGGCCGCGCCCGGGGTGGCGGCGGTTTACACCCGGGCCGATCTGCCCCCGGCCCTGGCCGCGCCGCTGCCGAAACTCATCCCCCACCCGGCGCTGCTTCACCACAAGACGCAGTACGCCCTGGCTCCCGAGAAGGTCCGTTACGCCGGCGAGCCGGTCGCGCTGGTCATCGCCGAGAATCGCTATGTGGCGGAAGATGCCGTGGAACTCATCGAGGTGGAATACGATCCGCTGCCCGCCGTGGTGGATCTGGAGCAGGCGGCGCGACCGAACGCGCCGCTGGTCCATGAGGACATCGGCACCAACGTGTGCGCGCACTATACCCAGCGCGTGGGCAACGTAGAGGAGGCCTTCGCCCGCGCCGCCCACGTCTTCCGGGAGCGGTTCGTCTTCGACCGCGGGGCCTCGGCGCCCCTGGAGTGCCGCGGGATCGTGGCGCAGTGGGAGGCGAAGCTGCGCCAGCTGACGGTGTGGGACAGCACCCAGGCGCCGATCCGCATTCGCAACTACCTCAGCCAGCTCCTGGGGCTGCCCCAGCAGGACGTCCGCGTCATCGCCCCCGACATCGGCGGCGGCTTCGGCCCCAAGATCATGATGTGCTATCCCGAAGAGGTCCTCATCCCCTGGGCGGCGATGCAGTTGAACCGGCCGGTGAAGTGGATCGAGGACCGACGCGAGCACTTCGTCGCCACCAACCAGGAGCGGCTGCAGATCCACGACGCGGCCATCGCCGTCGACGCCGACGGCCGCATCCTGGGGGTGCGGACGGAGTTCCTCTATGATTCGGGAGCGTACATCCCCTATGGGATCATCGTCCCCATCGTGGCCAGCACCACCCTGCCCGGCCCCTACAAGATCCCCAACTACCACTGCGAGTTCAAAGCCGTCTTTACCAACAAGACCATCGTCAGCCCCTACCGCGGCGCGGGCCGCCCCCACGGTGTCTTCGTCATGGAGCGCCTGCTGGACCGCGTGGCGAGGGAACTCGGGCTGGACCGCGCCATCGTGCGGGAGCGCAACTTCATCCAGCCCGACGAGTTCCCCTACGAGGTCGGACTGATCTACCAGGACAACGCACCGGTGGTCTACGACAGCGGGGACTACCCGGCGACACTGCGCAAGGCCATGGAGATGATCGACTACGCCGGGTGGCCCGAGCGGCGGAAGCAGTTCCGTCGCGAGGGCAGGTATGTCGGGCTGGGTATCGCCTGCTACGTCGAGGGCTCCGGGATTGGGCCGTACGAGGGATGCCGCGTCACCGTGGAGCCGTCGGGCAAGGTCTTCGCTGCCACCAGCGTCGGCACCCAGGGACAGGGCCACTACACCTCGTTCGCGCAGATCGTGGCCGACGCGCTCACCGTGCCGGTGGAGGACGTCACGGTGGTGACCGGCGACAGCGGGGCGTTTTCCTGGGGCACGGGCACCTTCGCCAGCCGCGCCGCGGTGGTCGCGGGCAACGCCGTCTACCTGGCGGCCCAGGCCGTTCGCGAGAAGGCCCTCCAGGTGGCCGCGACGAGGCTGGAGGCCCGGGTCGAGGACCTGGAGATGGCCGACGGCAAAGTCTTCGTCCGCGGCACCCCCGGCCGGGCGATGACGCTGGCGGAGATCGCTGTGGCCGCCAACCCGCTGCGGGGCACCATCCCCAGGGAGTGGGATCAGCCCGGCCTGGAGGCCAGCCGCTACTTCGCCCCCTCCGGCGGGACGTGGCCCAACGGCGCTCACGCCTGCCTGGTGGAGGTCGATCCGCAGACCGGAATGCTCTCGGTCCTGAAGTACGTCGTGGTGCACGACTGCGGGCGGGTGATCAATCCCCTCATCCTGGAGGGGCAGATCCGGGGCGGCGTGGCGCAGGGGCTGGGCGGCGCCTTCTACGAACGGCTCGTCTACGACGAGAGCGGACAGCTTCTGACGCAGACCTTCATGGACTACCTGCTGCCGACCGCCGCCGAAGTCCCCGTCGTGGAGATCGGCCATCTGGAGACGCCGTCTCCGCGCAACCCCCTGGGGGTCAAAGGGGCCGGCGAGGCCGGCGTGATCCCGGTCGGCGCCCTCATCGCGCAGGCGGTGGAGGACGCGCTCCAGGAGTTCGGGGTGCGCATCACCGAGATGCCCCTCTCCCCGAGCCGGCTCCTCGAGATCATCACGGCGGCGTTGGCGGTGGGCGCGCGATGA
- a CDS encoding xanthine dehydrogenase family protein subunit M, whose amino-acid sequence MKPAPFLYAAPETLDDAVALVHRYGAEGKVLAGGQSLVPLLNMRLARPRVLVDLNRVRELDYIKDGKEIRIGAMTRQRTAETSPVVRQKLPLLAEAVRCIGHPQIRNRGTIGGSIAHADPAAELPAVLAALDGTVVLQSRRGKRTLRAEAFFLSYLTTAALPDELLVEVRLPAHQHLGTAFLEVARRHGDFALAGVAVALERDGDAVRRVRMAFTGVGATPTRVEEAEEAVLKGGLNDRAFAEAARIVTARLTPDNDIHASAEYRRHVAGVLTERALRLAARRVEGQTSGGRG is encoded by the coding sequence ATGAAGCCCGCGCCGTTCCTCTACGCCGCTCCGGAGACGCTCGACGACGCCGTGGCGCTGGTCCACCGCTACGGAGCCGAGGGCAAGGTCCTGGCCGGCGGACAGAGCCTGGTCCCGTTGCTCAACATGCGCCTGGCCCGCCCGCGCGTCCTGGTGGACCTGAACCGGGTCCGGGAGCTGGACTACATCAAGGACGGAAAGGAGATCCGCATCGGGGCGATGACGCGGCAGCGGACCGCCGAAACCTCCCCCGTCGTCCGGCAGAAGCTTCCCCTGCTGGCCGAGGCGGTGCGCTGCATCGGTCATCCTCAGATCCGCAACCGGGGAACGATCGGAGGCAGCATCGCCCACGCCGATCCCGCTGCAGAGCTGCCGGCGGTGCTGGCCGCCCTGGACGGTACGGTGGTCCTGCAGAGCCGTCGGGGGAAGCGGACCCTGCGGGCGGAGGCGTTCTTCTTGAGCTACCTCACCACGGCCGCGCTGCCCGACGAACTCCTGGTGGAGGTGCGGCTGCCCGCCCACCAGCACCTGGGCACCGCCTTCCTGGAGGTGGCGAGGCGCCACGGCGACTTCGCGCTGGCCGGCGTGGCTGTGGCGCTGGAACGAGACGGCGACGCCGTCCGCCGGGTGCGGATGGCCTTCACCGGCGTGGGGGCGACACCGACGCGCGTGGAGGAGGCGGAGGAAGCGGTCCTGAAAGGCGGCCTCAACGATCGCGCCTTCGCCGAGGCCGCGCGTATCGTCACCGCGCGGTTGACCCCCGACAACGACATTCACGCCAGCGCGGAGTATCGCCGGCACGTCGCCGGCGTCCTCACCGAGCGGGCGCTGCGTCTGGCCGCCCGGCGGGTGGAGGGACAGACCTCGGGAGGCAGGGGATGA
- a CDS encoding carbon monoxide dehydrogenase subunit G translates to MKVEGTYTFPAPRERIWALLNDPAVLARATPGVKTLTPQGPDHYAARIELAVGPVRGVYDGTVSITEKAPPERMTLRVEGGGRPGTIRATGELRLVEQDGRTVVHYTGEAQITGLIASVGHRLIGGVARQIAGEFFKAVERELPR, encoded by the coding sequence ATGAAAGTCGAAGGCACCTATACCTTCCCTGCTCCCCGCGAGCGCATCTGGGCGCTGCTCAACGACCCGGCCGTCCTGGCCCGCGCCACCCCTGGCGTGAAGACGCTCACCCCCCAGGGCCCCGACCATTACGCGGCACGGATCGAGTTGGCGGTGGGACCGGTCAGGGGCGTGTACGACGGGACGGTCAGCATCACCGAGAAGGCTCCGCCGGAGCGGATGACCCTGCGGGTAGAAGGGGGCGGGCGGCCCGGGACGATCCGGGCCACCGGGGAGCTCCGCCTGGTGGAACAGGACGGCCGGACCGTCGTGCACTACACCGGCGAGGCGCAGATCACCGGCCTCATCGCCAGCGTCGGCCACCGCCTGATCGGCGGCGTGGCCCGGCAGATCGCCGGCGAGTTCTTCAAGGCCGTGGAGAGGGAACTTCCCCGCTAG
- a CDS encoding (2Fe-2S)-binding protein, with the protein MDRRTITVTVNGAIHTREVEVRRTLADFLREDLGLTGTHLGCEHGVCGACTVLLDGRAVRSCLLFAVQADGAEVATVESLGTPEHLHPLQEAFRDHHGLQCGFCTPGILMSMVAFLRETPAPGDAEIREVLAGNLCRCTGYQGIVDAVRDAAARLRSGA; encoded by the coding sequence GTGGACCGGCGCACCATCACCGTCACCGTCAACGGTGCGATCCACACACGGGAGGTGGAGGTGCGCAGGACCCTGGCGGACTTCCTCCGCGAGGACCTCGGCCTGACCGGGACCCACCTGGGGTGCGAGCACGGGGTCTGCGGGGCGTGCACGGTCCTGCTGGACGGCCGGGCGGTGCGCAGTTGCCTGCTCTTTGCGGTGCAGGCCGACGGGGCGGAGGTCGCCACGGTGGAGTCGCTGGGGACACCGGAGCATCTCCACCCTCTGCAGGAAGCGTTCCGCGACCACCACGGCCTGCAGTGCGGCTTCTGCACGCCCGGCATCCTGATGAGCATGGTGGCCTTCCTCCGCGAGACGCCGGCGCCCGGCGACGCTGAGATCCGCGAGGTCCTCGCCGGCAACCTCTGCCGCTGCACGGGATACCAGGGCATCGTCGACGCCGTCCGGGACGCCGCCGCGCGCCTGCGCAGCGGGGCGTGA